The following are encoded together in the Bombus pyrosoma isolate SC7728 linkage group LG17, ASM1482585v1, whole genome shotgun sequence genome:
- the LOC122577098 gene encoding LOW QUALITY PROTEIN: golgin subfamily A member 6-like protein 6 (The sequence of the model RefSeq protein was modified relative to this genomic sequence to represent the inferred CDS: deleted 2 bases in 1 codon) has product MKKEETTKGMKMCFWNVAGLISKVKNVWEYLKTFDVIGLTETWIEEGKWEKLKYRLPKEFDWKCRAAMRIRKKGRAKGGIMTDIKKELKELEYKEISDNMVERKIAYKDKTFKIIWVYNQDTKGTWEEIEEKVDRREEEVMIIGGDWNARTGEEGRQINEDPGKERSRRSKDKTINAEGRILLRYLEERGWMIINGRDKEGEEWTYIGERGNSVIDYLIGNQEATEEIIDMKVRKRTESDHMPLEVEIGGPELQRTEEREEEEKERREWRRESMEKYLEECKDWTYEGRTVEELWIEIKNEIEEAMPKKKVKIRKWGMEENVWHDKEWKEREREVRRKMTKLRKGKCSREELMEDKKAFKQWCKERKERHEEEEMEKIRKIKKEQEAWKYINKYRRRREGIDEEISEEECKNHFMKILEGKEHKEDRKTXAAG; this is encoded by the exons atgaaaaaggaGGAGACTACAAAGGGGATGAAAATGTGCTTCTGGAATGTAGCAGGGCTAATAAGTAAGGTCAAGAATGTGTGGGAATATCTGAAGACATTCGACGTGATCGGACTCACGGAAACATGGATAGAGGAAGGCAAatgggaaaaattaaaatatagactACCCAAAGAATTCGACTGGAAATGCAGGGCAGCAATGAGaataaggaagaaaggaagagcaaAAGGGGGTATAATGACCgatataaaaaaggaattgaAAGAACtggaatacaaagaaataagtGATAATAtggtggaaagaaaaatagcatACAAGGATAAGACGTTCAAGATAATATGGGTCTATAATCAGGACACAAAAGGGACATGGGAAGAAATAGAGGAAAAAGTAGacagaagagaagaggaagtgaTGATCATCGGCGGAGACTGGAACGCAAGAACGGGAGAAGAGGGAAGGCAGATAAACGAGGACccagggaaagaaagaagcaggCGATCAAAAGACAAGACAATAAACGCGGAAGGAAGAATACTGCTAAGGTATTTAGAAGAGAGAGGCTGGATGATAATCAATGGCAGAGATAAAGAAGGAGAGGAGTGGACTTATATT GGAGAGAGAGGAAACTCAGTAATAGACTATTTGATCGGAAACCAGGAGGcgacagaagaaataattgacaTGAAGgtaagaaaaagaacagagtCGGACCATATGCCACTAGAGGTAGAAATAGGGGGGCCAGAACTACAAAGAAccgaagaaagggaagaagaagagaaggagagaagggaGTGGAGAAGGGAAAGCATGGAAAAGTACCTGGAGGAATGCAAAGACTGGACCTACGAGGGGAGAACAGTAGAGGAGCTGTGGATAGAAATCAAAAACGAAATAGAGGAAGCAATGCCAAAGAAGAAAGTGAAGATAAGGAAATGGGGCATGGAAGAGAATGTGTGGCACGACAAGGAgtggaaagagagggaaagagaggtGAGAAGGAAGATGACAAAGTTGAGGAAAGGAAAATGCAGCAGAGAAGAGCTAATGGAGGATAAAAAGGCATTCAAACAATGgtgcaaagaaagaaaggaaagacacgaagaagaggaaatggagaaaatcaggaagattaaaaaagaacaagaagCATGGAAGTACATAAACAAgtatagaagaagaagagagggcATAGATGAAGAAATAAGCGAAGAAGAGTGTAAGAATCACTTTATGAAGATTTTAGAAGGAAAAGAGCACAAAGAGGACAGAAAAACGNGGGCAGCAGGGTGA
- the LOC122577099 gene encoding uncharacterized protein LOC122577099: MEVCTEGSEGGVMGAIKENMEWGRDTGRLKKRWILDERLKAEIETKLEESQFEFRKGRGVIDAVFVISHIIDKQLSRERGKLFACFADLRAAFDRLNREKLEEKMRKMEVNEKPTRRIKELYAETKNVKSGSDEKHIQDRKKRATITMKKTWSVGERIFKQDYKRRMKMFGALVESVALFGAEAGAGTWNKDWIEYKKRYLKWILGLDMTTPNYILIEECKLTEIKEKALRRAARYEGKAIESKKELALAGLDFDIVGSICFGK, from the exons ATGGAAGTATGCACTGAAGGAAGTGAAGGAGGCGTTATGGGAgctattaaagaaaatatggaatgGGGAAGGGATACCGGAAGATTGAAAAAAAGGT GGATACTGGACGAACGGCTGAAGGCAGAGATTGAAACCAAACTGGAAGAGAGCCAATTCGAAttcagaaaaggaagaggagtaATCGACGCAGTGTTTGTGATAAGTCACATCATTGACAAACAGTTGagtagagaaagagggaagctGTTTGCCTGTTTTGCAGACTTAAGAGCGGCGTTCGACAGGCTAAACAGAGAGAAATTGGaggagaaaatgagaaaaatggaGGTTAACGAAAAACCAACTCGAAGGATAAAAGAGTTGTACGCAGAAACAAAGAATGTG AAAAGCGGTAGTGATGAGAAACACATACAAGACAGGAAAAAGAGAGCAACAATaacaatgaagaaaacatggagcgtgggagaaagaatttttaaacagGACTACAagaggagaatgaagatgTTCGGAGCACTGGTAGAGAGCGTAGCGCTGTTTGGAGCAGAGGCCGGGGCTGGAACATGGAATAAAGACTGGATAGAATACAAAAAAAGATATCTGAaatggatcttaggtttagaTATGACAACACCGAATTATATATTGATAGAAGAATGCAAGCTaacagaaatcaaagaaaaagcATTAAGAAGAGCAGCAAGGTATGAAGGGAAAGCCATAGAGTCAAAAAAGGAACTA GCTCTTGCTGGCCTTGATTTCGATATTGTTGGGTCTATATGCTTTGGTAAATAA